One part of the Anaerolineales bacterium genome encodes these proteins:
- a CDS encoding response regulator: MADQQPRKVVCVEDEQEMIDLIRLILGRRGFEVLGANGGVRGLELIRAELPDIVLLDLMMPEMDGWQVYQQLKADPATEHIPVVVVTAKAQNIDKVLGLHIAKVDDYISKPFSLQELVDRVEAVLERQGQAAETGN, from the coding sequence ATGGCAGATCAGCAACCCCGCAAGGTAGTGTGTGTAGAGGACGAGCAGGAGATGATCGATCTCATCCGGCTCATTCTGGGCCGGCGTGGCTTTGAGGTGCTGGGTGCCAACGGCGGCGTGCGCGGGCTGGAGCTCATCCGCGCCGAGCTGCCCGACATTGTGCTGCTGGACCTGATGATGCCCGAGATGGATGGCTGGCAGGTGTACCAACAACTGAAGGCCGACCCGGCCACCGAGCACATCCCCGTGGTGGTGGTGACCGCCAAGGCCCAGAACATTGACAAGGTGCTGGGCCTGCATATTGCCAAGGTGGATGACTATATTTCCAAACCGTTCAGCCTGCAGGAGCTGGTGGACCGCGTAGAAGCGGTGCTGGAGCGCCAGGGCCAGGCGGCTGAGACCGGCAACTAG
- a CDS encoding EamA family transporter yields the protein MSKKKSLVELRDSAKSNSNSNAREQHAQTHTRAIWLALFVTFLWSTSWVLIKIGLGQIPPLLFAGLRYGLAFVIMLPWLLRPASRRELAGLQRNDLVALALLGLVIIAITQGAQFIALAHIPAHTLSLLLSLSTLSIAFLGVMFLGESLRGRQWMGVAVTLIGALIYFGRLGTVSTFGLAVGVLNLLATSIGAIQGRALNRQAKLSALTVTGVSIGVGSAALLVLGLLTEPWPTLSGREWLIILWLAAVNTAFAFTLWNHSLRTLTAAESGVINNTMLIQIAILAWVFLGERISPLQGLGLLLAAAGTVLVQWKPRTRQAAKTQPN from the coding sequence ATGTCAAAGAAAAAATCACTAGTGGAGTTGCGTGATTCGGCGAAGTCGAATAGCAACTCCAACGCGCGTGAGCAGCACGCGCAAACTCACACCCGCGCCATATGGCTCGCCTTATTCGTCACCTTCCTGTGGTCTACCTCGTGGGTGCTGATCAAGATCGGCCTTGGCCAGATCCCGCCTCTGCTGTTCGCCGGGCTGCGCTACGGCCTGGCCTTCGTGATCATGCTGCCATGGCTGCTGCGCCCCGCCAGCCGGCGCGAGCTGGCTGGCCTGCAGCGCAATGACCTCGTGGCCCTGGCTTTGCTGGGCCTTGTGATCATCGCCATCACGCAAGGCGCCCAGTTCATTGCGCTGGCGCATATACCCGCCCATACCCTCAGCCTGCTGCTCAGCCTCAGCACTTTGTCCATCGCCTTCCTCGGCGTAATGTTCCTGGGCGAGAGTTTGCGCGGCCGCCAGTGGATGGGCGTGGCCGTCACGCTGATCGGCGCCCTCATTTACTTCGGCCGCCTTGGCACGGTCTCCACGTTTGGGCTGGCGGTCGGCGTGCTCAACCTGCTGGCCACTTCCATCGGAGCCATCCAGGGCCGGGCGCTCAACCGGCAGGCCAAGCTCTCTGCCCTCACCGTCACCGGAGTGAGCATTGGCGTAGGCTCGGCAGCCCTACTGGTGCTAGGCCTGCTGACCGAACCGTGGCCCACGCTCAGCGGGCGCGAATGGCTCATCATCTTATGGCTGGCCGCGGTCAACACCGCCTTCGCATTCACGCTATGGAACCATTCCCTGCGCACCCTGACCGCCGCCGAATCCGGCGTGATCAACAACACCATGCTGATCCAGATCGCCATCTTGGCCTGGGTCTTCCTCGGCGAGCGCATCTCCCCGCTCCAGGGTCTCGGCCTGCTACTCGCCGCAGCGGGTACAGTATTGGTGCAGTGGAAGCCTAGAACCCGGCAGGCTGCCAAAACCCAGCCGAATTAG
- a CDS encoding peptidoglycan DD-metalloendopeptidase family protein — MAYRAALAAALTLVFAAGAVSVAFAQQEEEEGVRYTVQPGDTLSSIALRFNVPINDIIAASDLANPNALNVGDVLVIPGIDWVEGTLFFQNVALGDNYLSLKRRYLLGDEGMARLNQLTSPDQMYYGFPAMLASDHGELTGSARAVVNPGQSLWELAAASGDNPWALMAYNQLAGPWAIPGDVLFTPGRQAPGPGGLPSGVQFVEAEGIGFVQGRTLVINAVTDPGIQMGGEFFGFPLNFFPETDSQQVALQGIPLYAETGTFDLTLAGTLADGSAFTFTQPVRIASGGYESETLTVNDPALLNPELSEREAQQVYDMVTEATPEKRWAGYWRAPHPYHNVINSSFGIHRNYNNGEYENYHYGVDFGGGVGIEIWAPAPGTVIFAGPLDVRGNVTIIDHGWGVYTGYFHQSQIQVNVGDQVQTGQVIGLVGATGRITGAHLHWEVWVGGVSVEPMDWLNRVYP, encoded by the coding sequence GTGGCTTATCGCGCTGCTTTGGCCGCGGCGCTCACGCTGGTGTTCGCCGCGGGCGCTGTGAGCGTCGCTTTCGCCCAGCAGGAAGAGGAAGAGGGTGTGCGCTACACGGTGCAGCCGGGCGACACCCTCTCCAGCATTGCCTTGCGCTTCAACGTACCCATCAACGACATCATTGCCGCCAGTGACCTGGCCAACCCCAATGCCCTCAACGTGGGCGACGTGCTGGTGATCCCCGGCATTGACTGGGTGGAGGGCACGCTCTTCTTTCAAAATGTGGCCCTGGGCGACAACTATCTCAGTCTCAAACGTCGTTACCTGCTCGGCGACGAGGGCATGGCCCGCCTGAACCAGCTCACCAGCCCAGACCAGATGTATTACGGCTTCCCCGCCATGCTGGCCAGCGACCATGGCGAGCTGACCGGCAGCGCCCGCGCTGTGGTGAACCCCGGCCAGTCCCTGTGGGAGCTGGCGGCTGCCAGTGGCGACAACCCCTGGGCGCTGATGGCCTACAACCAGCTGGCTGGGCCATGGGCCATCCCGGGCGATGTGCTCTTCACCCCCGGCCGCCAGGCGCCTGGCCCGGGCGGCCTGCCCAGCGGTGTGCAGTTCGTCGAGGCAGAGGGGATCGGCTTTGTGCAGGGCCGCACGCTGGTGATCAACGCCGTGACCGACCCTGGCATCCAGATGGGCGGCGAGTTCTTTGGCTTCCCGCTCAATTTCTTCCCGGAGACGGACAGCCAGCAGGTGGCCCTGCAGGGTATTCCTTTGTATGCCGAGACAGGCACCTTTGACCTGACGCTGGCGGGCACGCTGGCGGACGGCAGCGCCTTCACCTTTACGCAGCCGGTGCGGATTGCCAGCGGCGGCTATGAGAGCGAGACCTTGACCGTGAACGACCCGGCGCTGCTGAACCCGGAGCTCTCGGAGCGCGAAGCCCAGCAGGTGTATGACATGGTGACCGAGGCCACACCCGAAAAACGCTGGGCGGGCTATTGGCGCGCGCCGCACCCGTATCACAATGTGATCAATTCCAGCTTCGGCATCCACCGCAATTACAACAACGGCGAATACGAGAACTACCACTACGGCGTGGATTTTGGCGGCGGGGTAGGCATCGAGATCTGGGCGCCGGCGCCCGGCACGGTGATCTTCGCCGGCCCGCTGGATGTGCGCGGCAATGTGACCATTATTGACCACGGCTGGGGCGTGTACACCGGCTACTTCCACCAGTCGCAGATCCAGGTGAATGTGGGTGATCAGGTGCAGACGGGCCAGGTGATCGGCCTGGTGGGGGCCACTGGCCGCATCACCGGCGCGCACTTGCATTGGGAAGTGTGGGTGGGCGGCGTCTCGGTGGAGCCGATGGACTGGCTCAATCGGGTTTATCCGTAG
- the efp gene encoding elongation factor P, translating to MIDVNDLRKGVTFEEDGHLFKVLEYSHNKPGRGSATIRIKARNLRTGSITERTWNSGMRVQDVRLDFHNVQFLYKDGDNYIFMDHETFEQPALPSEVLGDSAPYLKAGMDAKLTFYGDEPLDVELPTTVDLEVTQAETAVRGDTATGVNKLVTTETGLQVQVPAFVNQGDTIRVDTRTGEYVTRV from the coding sequence ATGATCGATGTCAATGACCTGCGCAAGGGGGTGACCTTCGAGGAAGACGGTCACCTGTTCAAAGTACTGGAATATTCGCACAACAAGCCCGGCCGCGGCAGCGCCACCATCCGCATTAAGGCCCGCAACCTGCGCACCGGCTCCATCACTGAACGCACCTGGAACTCAGGCATGCGCGTGCAAGACGTGCGCCTCGACTTCCACAATGTCCAGTTCCTCTACAAAGACGGCGACAATTACATTTTCATGGACCACGAGACCTTTGAGCAGCCCGCCCTGCCCTCCGAAGTGCTGGGCGACTCGGCCCCCTACCTGAAGGCCGGCATGGACGCCAAACTGACCTTCTACGGCGACGAGCCGCTGGACGTGGAACTGCCCACCACGGTGGACCTGGAAGTGACCCAGGCCGAGACCGCCGTGCGCGGCGACACCGCCACCGGCGTGAACAAGCTGGTCACCACCGAGACCGGCCTGCAGGTGCAGGTGCCCGCCTTCGTCAACCAGGGCGACACCATCCGCGTAGACACCCGCACCGGCGAATACGTCACGCGAGTGTAA
- a CDS encoding DUF192 domain-containing protein — MRQVIIQNKTRPLQSPLQAGFADGFVDKLRGLAFRRGLGAHEGLVLAEAVESRLGASIHMLGMAFDLCVVWLDSDLKVVDLQIARRWRSVLLPGKPARYVIECAPSRYAEFQPGDQLAFEDIPD; from the coding sequence ATGCGCCAAGTAATCATCCAAAACAAGACCCGCCCCTTACAAAGCCCGCTGCAAGCGGGCTTTGCTGATGGCTTCGTTGACAAGCTGCGCGGCCTGGCTTTTCGGCGAGGGCTGGGTGCGCACGAGGGGCTGGTGCTGGCCGAGGCGGTGGAAAGCCGCCTCGGCGCCAGCATTCATATGCTGGGCATGGCCTTCGACCTGTGCGTAGTGTGGCTGGATAGCGATCTGAAGGTCGTAGACCTTCAGATCGCACGGCGCTGGCGCAGCGTGCTGCTGCCGGGCAAGCCGGCCCGCTATGTGATAGAGTGTGCGCCGAGCCGCTATGCCGAATTCCAACCGGGTGACCAGCTTGCTTTCGAAGATATCCCTGACTAG